TCTGAGATCATAGCCGCTATCTCGGGTCTCAGAATGAAGTTTATGAACAGATGAGCGTTCTCAACGTTATTCGAGCCTTTTAGAATAACGAAACTGTCGATCCACATCGTACTGCCCTCAAAGGGAATGAAGAAATCGATGTCCTTAAGCTCTTCTTCGGTTGCCTCATAGAAGATGTTTTCTCCGTATCCGTGGACTACCCAGAACTCGCCGGAGATTATTCCTTTGGCAAAGAGCTCGTTATCAAACTTGGCGATATTTCTCTTCCAGTTCAGGATTAGGTTCTTTGCTTCCTGAAGCTCATTGACATCGGTCGTGTTGACCGAGTATCCGAGATACTTCAAGGCGGCCCCAAAGACCTCTCTCATGTCGTCGAGCATTGTCATCTTTCCCTGGAGTTGAGGCAGTTCGAAGATCTTCCACGACCTCGGATAACTCTTGATGTACTTCGTATTGACTGCAATTCCCGTTGTTCCTACCATATAGGGGATGCTGAAGTTGTTGTTAGGGTCGTAATACATCTTTTCTATGACATTGGGATCAATATTCGCAAGATTGGGAACCAGCGACTTGTCTATCGTGAGCAGCATCTCTTCCTTGATCATTATGCTTGTGTAATCGGCTGAAGGCATAGCAAGATCGTAGCCGCGGGCACCTGCTTTGAGCTTTGCAAACATCGTCTCATTTGAATCGTAAGTGTCATAAGTCACTCTAATGCCGTACTCCTGAGAGAAAACCTCGATAACCTCATCTGGTATGTAATCCGACCAGCCGTAGATGATCAGATTTCCCTGACCTAGCATCAGCGCGGCAACCAGAAGCACAACAGCTGTAATGGTAAATCTCTTAATCAATAATCCCACCTCCTAGAAGATTAGCTTTCTGAATCTGCTTCCAAAGAAGGAAATAAACATAGTACCAACCAGAAGCAGTGTGGAAAGCGCGTTTATTACCGGGGAGACCCCGAACTTAATCATTGAATAGATCTTTAAAGGCAGTGTTGTAGATCCCGGGCCGGCGACGAAGAATGTTATTACGAAGTCGTCTATTGACAGAGTGAGACTGAGCAGGAAGCCGGCGATGATTCCAGGCATGATAATTGGAACGATCACTTTTCTGAAGACCTCATGGGTTTTGGCTCCAAGATCTCTTGCAGCTTCAACCACAGAATAGTCGAAGTCT
The nucleotide sequence above comes from Mesotoga sp. Brook.08.105.5.1. Encoded proteins:
- a CDS encoding extracellular solute-binding protein; this translates as MGLLIKRFTITAVVLLVAALMLGQGNLIIYGWSDYIPDEVIEVFSQEYGIRVTYDTYDSNETMFAKLKAGARGYDLAMPSADYTSIMIKEEMLLTIDKSLVPNLANIDPNVIEKMYYDPNNNFSIPYMVGTTGIAVNTKYIKSYPRSWKIFELPQLQGKMTMLDDMREVFGAALKYLGYSVNTTDVNELQEAKNLILNWKRNIAKFDNELFAKGIISGEFWVVHGYGENIFYEATEEELKDIDFFIPFEGSTMWIDSFVILKGSNNVENAHLFINFILRPEIAAMISDYLLLPSPNVPARELMEEEPVYTFEEMENTELIKDLGPDLRLYNTLWNEIRFGL